GCCAAATTTTCACCTTAACAGCCGCGCAAATTCCGCCAAAATCTGCCAAAAAAACGGAAGTGTAAAAAATTGGTTGACTGTCTCAAATTGCACTATTCATAGAAACAGTTTCACCTATCCGAGGGATTTATATAGATGTCGGTTTTAGCAAATTCCCGTTACGAAAATCAAAAGCACATAGTATAATAGTACTGTTCTTTACCTTTCGAGGTATAAATATGACCTTAACAGAAAAACGAAAAAACCTTTTGCGATGGATAGTTGAAGGAGTACGGGCTGGTTATTTTCCCGCCGAGGACAATATTTTGTGGGGTTGTCAGGTTTTCGGAGGTCCTAGTTGGCCAAATTACACGGGTTCTGATAGCTGTCCTGAGGTCGAATTCGCAACCTTCGATATATTAGAAGAATATGGTTATATTAAGTAGCTCGTTATAATTAAATTAAAAATGGATTTTAGGTTCGATCCCCCCTGCTCCCCTTGATAAGGTAGGGTTGATTCATGAATCAACCCTACCCTTGATAAGGGTGGTGTCTGATAATTTTTAACGCCTACCTACTTAAGTGGCAACAAAAAAGCCAGCATCAATACAAAGGCGCTCTAACAGGAAAAGCTTATGAAGCGGTTGATTCTAACTTTGACGAACCCAATCGCTCGGCTATTCCTCATCTAATTCCCTTGACTGAAGTTGAACATTTAGACTCCGAACTATGGGAGAGAGTCCGTTTTTCTGTGAGTGCGGGTGGAGATAATCCAAAAGCGTGGGATACTGCGATTCGCAATGCGACAGTGGTTTTAGAAGACCGCATGAGGAAACTGGGAAATATTGATAATATTAATCAAAAAGCCACGGGTAATGGTATTGTTAACCTAATTTTTGGAAGCAATAAATCTGTACAAAAAGATAAGCTTCCATCAGAAGAATTAGAGGCATACCGTGATTTATATTCGGGTACAATGAAGCTTTTTCGTAACCGTTACGCTCATCGATTCATCGATCCTAAACCAGAGGAGGGTGGAGAAATTATCGTATTCATTAATTTATTGTTGAAGATGCTAGATAATTTAGATTGGGAGACAGAAAACGAGAATACATAAATCTCTAATTCTTGTCTGGTTTAAATATTCACCGATAATTGTCTTCTAGCTTCGTAGAGGATGACAGCAGTAGCGATCGCAACATTTAAAGATTCCACACCACCAAAGAGGGGAATTTTCACCGTTTCATCGGCTAAAGCCGCTAATTGGGGTGATAAACCGGCTCCTTCATTGCCTAATAATATTAAAGTCGGACGGGTAAAATCAATCTCCCAATGGCTTTTGGTGGCTGTGGGTAAAGTCGCGATCGCTTTTACCCCCTGTGCTTGATATTTTTTCACTAAAGCCGATAAATCCGATTCTACCACCAGGGGCGATCGAAACCATTCCCCGGCCGAACTGCGGATCACTTTGGGGTTATCGATTTCGACGCTATCGAGACTTAACCAAATACCCTGTACCTCTGTAGCCACGGCAGTGCGGATAATAGTGCCGAGATTACCCGGATCCTGCAATCTTTCCAAAACTAAGCCCAATTGTAGCGGATTTTGGGGGACTGGATGAAGGTGATGACGGGAAATAGTGGCAATCACACCATCGGGATTAACCGTTGTTGCTAGGGAAGCGAGGACTTCTGGGGAAACTATCTCGACTCGTTTGGCTTGATTTTGAAGCTTCTCTGCTAATTGTCCCTGTCTTTGCCGCCACTTTTCAGTATAACAAACCGTCTCTAGGGAACAATTCAGGGCTAAAGCCGTCTCTAGTAAGTGCGTTCCCTCAATTAAGGACAAATTCTGCTCCTGTCGCTCTCTAGTGCGGTGTAGCTTGCGAATTTGCTTGATTAAAGGGTTTTGAACACTGCTAATCATAGCCAATCGGATTTTTCACCCCGCTAGGGCTACCCTAAACAACTGCGTCTTGAGGGAGATAATGCGGAACTCGGGACTTGAACCCGAAAGTCTTTGCAGACACTAGAACCTGAATCTAGCGCGTCTACCAATTCCGCCAGTTCCGCATTCTTCTTTCACAATCTTTTATTATACTATCGGACAATCCATAAGTCAAGATAGTTGAGATAATTAAGACAAAAATCGCTTTTCGGGGTAGAATCACGAATAATTTCCTCAAAAATCTGATAAAATGCAGTCTCATTTTGCTGAAGCTTTCCTTAGCCAAGACTCCCAACCAAGATAAATGAATCATCCTATGACCATCGATACCGAGCATCCCTATTTAGAAATTCAAGGTCGTCACTCTCTCAAGGGTGAAGTTAAGATCAGTGGTGCCAAAAATGCCGCTCTAGTGATTATGGCGGGGGCTTTACTCTGCTCCGACGAGTGCCAGATTAGTAATGTACCAGCCCTAGCCGATATCGAGCGGATGAGTCAAATTCTCTCGGCTTTGGGCGTGCAAGTCCGTCGCACTGGAGATAGACTAGAGATTGATGGCAGAGACCTCCAACAAGCTCAAGCACCCTACGATCTCGTCTCCCAGTTGCGAGCCAGTTTTTTTGCCATTGGACCGATTTTAGCCCGTTTAGGAGAAGCAAAAGTTCCCCTTCCCGGCGGCTGCGCCATTGGGGCCAGACCAGTGGATCTGCACGTTAGGGGCCTACAGTCAATGGGTGCAGATGTATTAATTGATCGGGGCATGGTACACGCCCGCGTTAAGGGTAATGGTTGTCTGAAAGGGGCGAATATTTATCTGGATTATCCCAGTGTGGGAGCGACGGAAACCCTAATGATGGCGGCGACTTTAGCGGAAGGGGAAACCATTCTCGGTAATGCGGCCCAGGAGCCAGAGGTGATTGATTTAGCCGATTTTTGTGTTTCCATGGGGGCAAAAATTCGCGGTGCCGGGACCAATACAATTGTCATCGAGGGAGTTTCCCGTCTGCACAGTACCGATTACAGTATCATTCCCGATCGCATTGAAGCCGGGACTTTACTGATAGCTGGGGCGATTACCCGCTCGGAAATTAGTCTTTATCCCGTGATTCCCAGCCATTTAGCTTCGGTAATTGCCAAACTGCACGAAATCGGTCCGGAAGTGGTGGAAGATGGTCCCAATCGTCTCCGGATTATCCCTAGAGACTTAAAAGCCACCGATATGGAAACCCTGCCCTATCCCGGTTTTCCCACGGATATGCAGGCCCAATTTATGGCTCTATTAACTTTAGCCGAGGGCAGTAGTGTGGTTAATGAGACGGTTTTTGAAAACCGTCTGCGTCATGTGGCCGAATTAAAGCGTCTGGGAGCAGATATCAAGGTCAAAGGAAATGTGGCCTTAGTGCGCGGTGTGCCTTTCCTCTCCGGGGCACCGGTGATGGCCACGGATCTACGCGCTTCGGCAGCTTTGGTGGTGGCGGGATTGGCAGCCCGGGGGACTACTATTGTGCAGGGACTCCATCACCTCGATCGAGGTTACGATAATTTAGAGGGTAAATTAAGAGCATTAGG
This Microcystis wesenbergii NRERC-220 DNA region includes the following protein-coding sequences:
- the murA gene encoding UDP-N-acetylglucosamine 1-carboxyvinyltransferase gives rise to the protein MTIDTEHPYLEIQGRHSLKGEVKISGAKNAALVIMAGALLCSDECQISNVPALADIERMSQILSALGVQVRRTGDRLEIDGRDLQQAQAPYDLVSQLRASFFAIGPILARLGEAKVPLPGGCAIGARPVDLHVRGLQSMGADVLIDRGMVHARVKGNGCLKGANIYLDYPSVGATETLMMAATLAEGETILGNAAQEPEVIDLADFCVSMGAKIRGAGTNTIVIEGVSRLHSTDYSIIPDRIEAGTLLIAGAITRSEISLYPVIPSHLASVIAKLHEIGPEVVEDGPNRLRIIPRDLKATDMETLPYPGFPTDMQAQFMALLTLAEGSSVVNETVFENRLRHVAELKRLGADIKVKGNVALVRGVPFLSGAPVMATDLRASAALVVAGLAARGTTIVQGLHHLDRGYDNLEGKLRALGANLRRVDPLASELATLTQS
- a CDS encoding TrmH family RNA methyltransferase, which gives rise to MISSVQNPLIKQIRKLHRTRERQEQNLSLIEGTHLLETALALNCSLETVCYTEKWRQRQGQLAEKLQNQAKRVEIVSPEVLASLATTVNPDGVIATISRHHLHPVPQNPLQLGLVLERLQDPGNLGTIIRTAVATEVQGIWLSLDSVEIDNPKVIRSSAGEWFRSPLVVESDLSALVKKYQAQGVKAIATLPTATKSHWEIDFTRPTLILLGNEGAGLSPQLAALADETVKIPLFGGVESLNVAIATAVILYEARRQLSVNI